A region from the Bacillota bacterium genome encodes:
- a CDS encoding S-layer homology domain-containing protein: MSTKTRIGLPAKALCIIVMSVTLVAVPFAGMAAEVKDVPKDHWAYQAVKMLVDKGYLALYGDGTFQGGRSVDRYTLAVVIAKILNEIETGKVGATPEDVELLRKLSGEFRQELVQVANDLGVFKKSLDEQARAQVVIKEDLARLTYTQGQMRAEVQKMIAEITASTAKSVAAADQRARQAEEGLSARIDENEREVSRLADELVKGFDSAQASIADLAGRMDAADKGLSGRLDAHDGKLSQLDEDLSAAILRLSTVEPQLALVTEGLVTAKRDLGKSIETLSLGLSATNDDLLATKNGLSALQEDVRRLQAEVGMSVAELNAADAELEQSLGEVAGKALTLEQGLSTERAARLSTDTSLQTALADLAADFAAYKAQTAKDVDSLRKENGLLKVLLAAVAVLGLVIK; encoded by the coding sequence ATGAGCACGAAAACGCGCATCGGCCTACCTGCGAAAGCGCTGTGCATCATAGTGATGTCGGTGACGCTCGTCGCCGTGCCTTTCGCAGGGATGGCGGCCGAAGTAAAGGACGTTCCGAAGGATCACTGGGCATACCAGGCCGTGAAGATGCTCGTGGACAAGGGCTATCTAGCGTTGTACGGAGACGGAACGTTTCAAGGCGGAAGATCGGTCGACAGGTACACGCTTGCCGTAGTGATAGCGAAGATCCTCAACGAGATCGAGACGGGGAAGGTCGGCGCGACGCCCGAAGACGTCGAACTCCTCAGAAAGCTGTCCGGGGAGTTTCGGCAGGAACTCGTCCAGGTAGCGAACGATCTGGGCGTTTTCAAGAAATCCCTTGACGAGCAGGCGCGAGCTCAGGTCGTCATCAAAGAGGACCTCGCCCGGCTCACCTATACCCAAGGTCAGATGAGGGCCGAAGTGCAGAAGATGATCGCGGAAATCACCGCATCGACGGCAAAGAGCGTGGCCGCCGCAGACCAGAGAGCCCGTCAGGCCGAGGAGGGGCTTTCCGCGAGGATAGATGAGAACGAACGCGAAGTCAGCCGCTTGGCAGATGAGCTCGTGAAGGGGTTTGACAGCGCCCAGGCGTCCATCGCGGACCTCGCCGGTCGAATGGACGCGGCCGACAAGGGCCTTTCCGGCCGCCTAGATGCTCACGACGGAAAGCTCTCGCAGCTCGACGAGGATCTTTCCGCGGCGATCTTGCGCTTGAGCACCGTTGAACCCCAGCTCGCGCTGGTCACGGAGGGGCTGGTGACTGCCAAGCGCGACCTCGGGAAGAGCATCGAGACCCTCAGTCTGGGTCTCTCCGCGACCAACGACGACCTCCTCGCAACCAAGAACGGGCTCTCCGCTTTGCAGGAGGACGTGAGGAGACTGCAAGCCGAGGTCGGCATGAGCGTGGCCGAGCTCAACGCGGCTGACGCAGAGCTGGAGCAGAGCTTGGGTGAAGTCGCCGGGAAGGCGCTCACGCTTGAACAAGGCCTTTCGACGGAGCGCGCGGCGAGACTGTCGACTGACACGTCCCTCCAAACGGCGCTTGCGGACCTCGCTGCCGACTTCGCCGCGTACAAGGCGCAGACCGCCAAGGACGTGGACTCTCTGCGGAAGGAGAACGGCCTCCTCAAGGTGCTCCTGGCAGCCGTGGCCGTGCTCGGCCTGGTGATCAAGTAA
- a CDS encoding histidine phosphatase family protein has product MPVTTRVFLVRHGETEWNAAHRFQGHRDIPLSAGGELQAERLSHRLARESLAAVYASDLSRAVATAQAIARPHGVPVVELRELREIDMGEWEGMSFEELQRTRSSDVSRWLEDTTNNPIPGGESYANLMDRVVPKVMELVSAHPDASICVVSHAGPVKMVLCDALGITPDSRHRIRLTNGSLSAVEYCPGKAPRVLLMNDSCHLRALT; this is encoded by the coding sequence ATGCCGGTGACCACTCGAGTGTTCCTTGTGAGACACGGAGAAACCGAATGGAACGCAGCCCACCGATTCCAAGGACATCGCGACATCCCTCTCTCTGCTGGAGGGGAGCTCCAGGCGGAGAGGCTGTCCCACAGGCTAGCGCGGGAGAGCCTCGCCGCCGTGTACGCGAGCGACTTGTCTCGGGCGGTCGCGACTGCTCAGGCCATAGCGAGACCCCATGGCGTGCCGGTCGTGGAGTTGAGGGAGCTGCGGGAGATAGACATGGGGGAATGGGAAGGAATGAGTTTCGAAGAGCTCCAAAGGACCCGATCTTCGGATGTCTCGCGATGGCTCGAGGACACGACAAACAACCCCATCCCAGGAGGCGAGTCTTACGCCAACCTGATGGACAGGGTTGTGCCGAAGGTCATGGAGCTCGTCTCGGCCCATCCGGACGCCTCAATCTGCGTCGTGAGCCACGCCGGCCCCGTCAAGATGGTGCTGTGTGACGCGCTGGGGATAACACCCGACTCTCGCCATAGGATACGCCTAACAAACGGGTCTCTCTCCGCCGTCGAATACTGCCCCGGGAAAGCCCCAAGGGTGCTTCTCATGAACGACTCATGCCACCTGCGAGCCCTTACTTGA
- the corA gene encoding magnesium/cobalt transporter CorA, which produces MVRAFLFGGRDGASLPLEDESGIERATRRGEGVLWVDLQAPEEDEFQMLSRVFHFHPLSIEDCRAYSEFPKVDEFSDYLFVVTHYVECAADETCDRLSIGELDIFVGQAFVVTVHTRPAAIVDRCIERFREHPETPAMGPDFLVHALLDELVDAFVPLLDRWDDLLEDTEEALLMGRTGDVLQRLTAIRRSILRARKSFTPTREVVGRLARRDVAFISEQAAWYFRDVSDHALRIHGMLDSARDAVANLFELYMSMSSHRANLVMKRLTIVATVFLPLTFIAGVYGMNFRYMPELEWRYGYLMAWIVMLLVGGGFLVYFRRRGWF; this is translated from the coding sequence ATGGTGCGGGCGTTCCTCTTCGGCGGTCGCGACGGGGCCTCGCTTCCTCTGGAGGACGAGTCCGGGATAGAACGGGCCACCCGGCGTGGGGAGGGCGTCTTGTGGGTTGATCTTCAGGCCCCGGAGGAGGACGAATTCCAGATGCTGTCGCGCGTCTTCCACTTCCATCCTCTGTCCATCGAGGACTGCCGAGCCTACAGCGAGTTCCCCAAGGTGGATGAGTTCTCCGACTATCTGTTCGTAGTAACCCACTATGTGGAGTGCGCCGCCGACGAGACCTGTGACAGGCTTTCCATCGGAGAGCTCGACATATTCGTGGGGCAGGCGTTCGTCGTAACGGTCCACACGCGGCCCGCCGCCATCGTGGACCGGTGCATCGAAAGGTTCCGGGAGCATCCCGAGACGCCTGCGATGGGGCCCGACTTCTTGGTTCACGCGCTTCTCGACGAGTTGGTCGACGCTTTCGTGCCTCTGCTCGACCGATGGGACGACTTGCTCGAGGACACCGAGGAGGCTCTTCTCATGGGGCGCACCGGAGACGTTCTTCAGCGGCTTACCGCCATAAGGAGGAGCATCCTCCGAGCTCGAAAGAGCTTCACGCCCACGAGAGAAGTGGTGGGAAGGTTGGCCCGGCGAGACGTGGCTTTCATATCGGAACAAGCCGCATGGTACTTCAGGGACGTTTCAGACCACGCCCTCAGGATCCACGGCATGCTCGACTCGGCGAGAGACGCGGTCGCCAACCTGTTCGAGCTCTACATGTCCATGTCGTCTCATAGAGCCAACCTGGTGATGAAGAGACTCACGATAGTCGCCACGGTGTTCCTGCCCCTCACGTTCATCGCGGGGGTGTACGGCATGAACTTTAGGTACATGCCGGAACTCGAATGGCGGTACGGTTACCTGATGGCATGGATCGTGATGCTTCTCGTAGGGGGAGGTTTCCTTGTCTACTTCAGGCGAAGGGGCTGGTTCTAA
- the rlmN gene encoding 23S rRNA (adenine(2503)-C(2))-methyltransferase RlmN — MKGFLPDEMRDFLVEMGEPSYRATQVFSWIHRKGVSSLDEMTNIPLALRRRIGEVARITNLEIISRRLGAEGTVKYLLGLADGNCVEAVRMKYGYGTSACVSTQVGCKMGCAFCASGVGGFVRNLGPGEIVDQVLKMNADFAPAPQEGSRVGWVVLMGTGEPLDNYGASVKALRILNAKEGLNLSFRRMTVSTCGLVPGMRRLAEEGIPVTLSVSLHAPTDDLRDEIMPINKRYPIPELMEAASFYAGRTGRRVTFEYALIRGVNDGPEQASQLAGLLRGMLAHVNLIPLNPVTEKGFQRSSRETTMRFFAILKRARIPVSVRRELGLDIDAACGQLRRRYCR; from the coding sequence ATCAAAGGCTTTCTTCCGGACGAGATGCGCGATTTCCTAGTGGAAATGGGCGAGCCCTCGTATAGGGCAACGCAGGTTTTCTCGTGGATACACCGGAAGGGCGTCTCGTCGCTAGATGAAATGACGAACATACCGCTCGCGCTGCGCCGGAGAATCGGCGAGGTCGCGCGCATCACGAACCTCGAGATCATTTCGCGGAGGCTTGGGGCGGAGGGCACGGTCAAGTATCTCTTGGGGCTTGCCGACGGCAACTGCGTGGAGGCGGTGAGGATGAAGTACGGGTACGGCACGTCGGCGTGCGTTTCGACGCAGGTGGGCTGCAAGATGGGATGCGCCTTCTGCGCGTCTGGAGTCGGGGGATTCGTGCGGAACCTGGGCCCAGGCGAGATAGTGGACCAGGTCCTCAAGATGAACGCGGACTTTGCCCCGGCGCCCCAGGAGGGGTCACGGGTGGGGTGGGTCGTGCTGATGGGAACAGGCGAGCCGCTCGACAACTACGGTGCCTCCGTGAAGGCGCTCCGTATCCTCAACGCCAAGGAGGGCCTGAACTTGAGCTTCCGCCGCATGACCGTGTCTACGTGCGGCCTGGTCCCCGGCATGAGGCGGCTTGCCGAAGAAGGGATTCCCGTCACTCTTTCAGTATCCTTGCACGCCCCTACGGACGACCTGCGCGACGAGATCATGCCGATCAACAAACGTTACCCCATCCCGGAGTTGATGGAGGCCGCGTCTTTCTATGCGGGCCGCACGGGGCGACGAGTCACTTTCGAATACGCGTTGATTCGAGGGGTCAATGACGGCCCTGAGCAGGCAAGTCAGCTTGCTGGACTGCTGAGAGGCATGCTCGCCCATGTCAACCTGATCCCTCTGAACCCCGTCACGGAAAAGGGCTTTCAGCGCTCGTCTCGTGAGACGACAATGCGTTTCTTCGCCATTCTGAAGCGCGCGCGGATTCCTGTGTCCGTGAGACGAGAACTCGGTCTCGACATCGACGCCGCGTGCGGGCAGCTCCGCCGCAGATATTGCAGGTGA